In Coturnix japonica isolate 7356 chromosome 7, Coturnix japonica 2.1, whole genome shotgun sequence, one DNA window encodes the following:
- the LOC116653657 gene encoding translation initiation factor IF-2-like: MGVGLAGKTRQIRDRRRFPAARDTRPYIGPCGAQPGHPPERGSRGHSGLSAAAASRKRSGERRWHRDPEPARGAADKEALRPPHYGPEPPGLRTPRRAPLRHGSPPRTGRLRQKDGAPLINRRWLRFSMGRRGARRRGLSGLGRGAEPRPGRPGVPGCGAAGSVRWGRGVTRCKGASPSCPRLRPPLERCQGWERGSLPLSRCHSTGGGRC; this comes from the coding sequence ATGGGAGTTGGGCTGGCTGGGAAAACACGGCAAATCCGAGATCGGAGGAGATTCCCGGCCGCCAGAGACACCCGTCCCTACATCGGTCCGTGCGGCGCGCAGCCCGGACACCCTCCAGAGCGGGGCTCGCGGGGACACTCGGGGCTCTCCGCCGCAGCCGCAAGTCGCAAGAGGTCGGGCGAGCGCCGCTGGCACCGCGACCCGGAGCCCGCTCGGGGAGCGGCAGACAAAGAAGCTCTCCGACCGCCTCACTACGGCCCCGAGCCGCCGGGGCTCCGCACCCCTCGGCGGGCACCGCTTCGCCACGGCTCGCCCCCCCGCACGGGGCGGCTGCGACAGAAGGACGGCGCTCCATTGATAAACCGCCGGTGGCTCCGCTTCTCAATGGGGCGGAGAGGGGCGCGCAGGCGCGGGCTGTCGGGGCTGGGAAGGGGAGCGGAGCCGCGCCCCGGCCGCCCAGGCGTGCCCGGCTGCGGAGCCGCGGGGAGCGTGCGGTGGGGCCGCGGGGTGACGCGCTGCAAAGGGGCTTCCCCGAGCTGCCCGCGCCTCCGCCCGCCGCTGGAACGCTGTCAGGGCTGGGAACGGGGATCGCTGCCCCTCAGCCGCTGTCACAGCACGGGAGGAGGACGCTGCTGA